A region of Bacillus cabrialesii DNA encodes the following proteins:
- the pucE gene encoding xanthine dehydrogenase subunit E, which translates to MDVKEAGSFPVKKGQFRMTVNGQEREISAVPTARLSDLLRKEFQLTGTKVSCGIGRCGACSILIDGRLANACMTMAYQADGCFITTIEGLQKEELDICQTAFLEEGGFQCGYCTPGMIIALKALFEEKTHPSDEDIEEGLAGNLCRCTGYGGIMRSAFKIREELSGAKRKPGF; encoded by the coding sequence ATGGACGTAAAAGAAGCTGGATCATTTCCTGTAAAAAAGGGACAGTTCCGAATGACTGTGAATGGGCAGGAGCGGGAGATTTCAGCCGTTCCCACGGCACGTCTGAGCGATCTGCTTAGAAAGGAATTTCAGCTGACCGGGACAAAGGTGTCCTGCGGAATCGGCCGCTGCGGAGCATGCTCTATCCTGATCGACGGAAGGCTGGCCAATGCGTGCATGACGATGGCCTATCAAGCAGACGGCTGCTTCATCACAACCATCGAGGGGCTCCAAAAAGAAGAGCTGGATATCTGCCAAACCGCTTTCCTAGAGGAAGGCGGCTTCCAATGCGGCTACTGCACCCCAGGAATGATAATTGCGCTTAAAGCACTCTTTGAGGAAAAAACGCATCCGTCTGATGAAGACATAGAAGAAGGGCTGGCGGGGAATTTGTGCCGATGTACCGGGTATGGAGGGATTATGCGGTCGGCTTTTAAGATAAGGGAAGAGTTGAGCGGAGCGAAAAGGAAGCCCGGCTTTTAA
- the uraH gene encoding hydroxyisourate hydrolase translates to MGKLTTHILNLTCGKPAANVKIELKRLGEEAILVKEASTNADGRVDAPLLAGEELVSGEYVMEFHAGDYFASQKMNTADQPFLTIVTVRFQLTDPDAHYHIPLLLSPFGYQVYRGS, encoded by the coding sequence ATGGGGAAGCTGACGACCCATATCTTGAATTTAACCTGCGGCAAACCCGCCGCGAACGTAAAGATAGAATTGAAGCGGCTGGGTGAAGAGGCCATCCTTGTCAAAGAGGCATCCACCAACGCTGACGGCCGAGTCGATGCTCCGTTGCTGGCTGGTGAAGAGCTGGTGTCTGGAGAATATGTGATGGAATTTCATGCAGGAGACTATTTTGCAAGCCAAAAAATGAACACGGCCGACCAGCCGTTTTTAACCATTGTCACTGTGCGCTTTCAGCTTACAGATCCAGATGCGCATTATCATATCCCGCTTTTGCTGTCGCCGTTTGGTTATCAGGTGTATCGGGGGAGTTAA
- the pucD gene encoding xanthine dehydrogenase subunit D has translation MTINKPSRVRPDGRGKVTGDLKYMTDLSFPGMLYGKVLRSAYPHAEIVSICTMKAEEMEGVRAVVTHKDVPGLNRFGIVIPDQPVLCEDRVRYVGDAIAAVAAETEEIAEAALELIHVEYKELEVIDSPEKALRPDAHRLHEDGNILHRAFFTHGDIEKGFQVCDTVLEETYELPRQMHTYMETEGGVAVPEDDGGFTMYAGTQHGYKDRFQLARIFGIPEEKIRVVSSPMGGSFGGKDELNIQPYAALLALKCGLPVKIHQTRKESVRSGIKRHPMKIAIKTGADQTGKILAHDVKIVADTGAYATLGPAVLDFSVEHAAGPYRIPNIRTEGISVFTNNGVAGEFRGFGGNQITFALETHLDRLSDMLGIDPLDLRRKNIRKPDDLGPLEHRIAPTDGAAQVLNAISESPILTRKCRNSGYMRRGTGAAMTMHGGGLGYGRMDAAGGRLSLSSDGNITASFGFEECGQGILAAIEHIVMEELGCAPEDISIVIGDTAKVPKSGSSTASRGTSMVWHAIQRLKKPFLSQLKKRAAEWSGCSAENLILGAAGLCDQNTKELVVTYKELAEKSPLAEETAFDFPTTPDPVDGGHFLYSFGAAAVEVEVDLLTGDVKVIDCEHAIAAGPVVSAQGYRGQIEGGAAMALGYTLMEEAKMTDGRYAAENLDQYIIPGVKDVPDMKLTAIEELMEGDSYGPRGVGEIGTIAITPAVVKAVHDAVGCWINKLPISREELLEAIDRKGLKQWT, from the coding sequence ATGACCATCAACAAACCATCAAGAGTAAGGCCGGATGGAAGAGGAAAGGTCACAGGGGATCTGAAATATATGACCGATCTCAGCTTTCCCGGAATGCTGTATGGCAAAGTGCTGAGAAGCGCGTATCCCCATGCGGAGATCGTGTCGATTTGCACCATGAAAGCTGAAGAAATGGAAGGTGTGAGGGCCGTCGTCACTCATAAAGACGTTCCCGGATTAAATCGATTTGGCATTGTCATCCCTGACCAGCCGGTGTTATGCGAGGACAGGGTGCGGTACGTCGGGGATGCGATCGCCGCTGTGGCTGCGGAAACGGAGGAAATCGCGGAAGCGGCGCTGGAGCTGATACATGTTGAGTATAAAGAGCTGGAGGTCATTGACTCACCGGAAAAAGCGCTTCGGCCGGACGCGCATAGACTGCATGAGGACGGGAACATCCTGCACCGCGCGTTTTTTACACATGGTGATATAGAAAAAGGGTTTCAAGTCTGTGATACAGTCCTTGAAGAAACCTACGAGCTGCCGCGGCAGATGCATACGTATATGGAAACGGAAGGAGGCGTAGCCGTTCCAGAAGACGATGGGGGCTTTACGATGTATGCAGGAACACAGCATGGCTATAAAGACCGTTTTCAGCTTGCACGTATTTTTGGCATTCCTGAAGAAAAGATCAGAGTTGTGTCGAGTCCGATGGGCGGCTCGTTCGGAGGAAAGGATGAGCTGAATATCCAGCCGTATGCCGCGCTTTTGGCCCTGAAATGCGGACTGCCTGTCAAAATTCATCAGACGAGAAAGGAATCTGTGCGTTCTGGAATCAAGCGCCATCCGATGAAGATTGCGATAAAAACGGGAGCTGATCAAACAGGAAAGATTTTGGCTCATGACGTGAAAATTGTGGCGGACACAGGCGCTTACGCCACGCTTGGACCAGCCGTTCTTGACTTTTCTGTCGAACATGCCGCGGGCCCGTACCGCATTCCAAACATCCGGACGGAAGGGATATCTGTGTTTACGAACAACGGGGTGGCGGGAGAATTCCGGGGCTTTGGCGGCAATCAAATCACATTTGCCCTCGAAACCCATCTCGATCGCCTCAGTGATATGCTCGGCATCGACCCGCTGGATCTGAGAAGAAAAAATATCAGAAAACCGGATGACTTAGGGCCGCTAGAGCATCGGATTGCACCGACTGACGGAGCGGCGCAGGTGTTGAATGCCATTTCTGAATCTCCCATTCTCACAAGAAAATGCCGGAACTCCGGATATATGCGGAGAGGCACGGGAGCGGCAATGACGATGCACGGCGGCGGGCTGGGGTATGGCCGAATGGATGCGGCAGGAGGCCGTTTGTCTCTTTCAAGTGACGGCAACATCACAGCTTCGTTCGGATTTGAAGAATGCGGACAGGGAATTCTAGCGGCGATTGAACATATTGTCATGGAGGAGCTGGGCTGTGCCCCGGAGGATATTTCCATTGTGATTGGGGATACCGCAAAAGTACCGAAGTCAGGCTCTTCCACCGCATCCCGAGGCACAAGCATGGTGTGGCACGCAATCCAGCGTTTGAAGAAGCCGTTTCTTTCTCAGCTGAAAAAACGGGCGGCAGAATGGAGCGGCTGTTCAGCTGAAAACCTTATTCTCGGCGCCGCAGGCTTGTGTGATCAAAATACAAAGGAGCTTGTGGTGACGTATAAGGAGCTGGCTGAAAAAAGCCCTTTGGCAGAGGAAACCGCATTTGACTTTCCGACAACGCCTGATCCCGTGGACGGCGGACATTTTCTCTACTCATTTGGAGCGGCCGCTGTTGAGGTGGAGGTTGATTTATTAACAGGCGATGTCAAAGTGATAGATTGTGAGCATGCTATTGCGGCGGGACCGGTTGTCAGTGCGCAGGGCTATCGGGGCCAAATTGAAGGCGGGGCCGCCATGGCGCTCGGCTACACACTGATGGAGGAAGCTAAAATGACGGACGGCCGTTACGCTGCGGAAAATCTCGACCAGTATATCATTCCCGGTGTGAAGGATGTACCCGATATGAAACTGACCGCAATAGAAGAGCTGATGGAAGGCGATTCCTACGGCCCGCGCGGCGTCGGCGAAATCGGAACGATCGCCATCACCCCGGCGGTTGTAAAGGCTGTGCACGATGCCGTCGGATGCTGGATAAACAAGCTGCCGATTTCAAGAGAGGAGCTGCTTGAAGCGATAGACAGAAAGGGGCTGAAGCAATGGACGTAA
- the pucG gene encoding (S)-ureidoglycine--glyoxylate transaminase encodes MSGRKELCTPLRTIMTPGPVEVDPRVLRVMSTPVVGQFDPAFTDIMNETMDMLRELFQTKNRWAYPIDGTSRAGIEAVLASVIEPGDDVFIPIYGRFGYLLTEIAERYGANVHTLECEWGTVFDPEDIIREMKKVKPKIVAMVHGETSTGRIHPLKAIGEACRAQDALFIVDAVATIGGCEVKVDDWKIDAAIGGTQKCLSVPSGMAPITYNERVADVIAARKKVERGIATQADRATLSGNRPITSNYFDLSQLEDYWSERRLNHHTEATTMLYALREGVRLVLEEGLEARLERHRHHETALTAGIKAMGLKLFGDDSCKMPVVTCVEIPGGIDGESVRHMLLAQFGIEIASSFGPLAGKIWRIGTMGYSCRKENVLFVLAGLEAVLLRHGAGIEAGKALQAALDVYENAARQAAV; translated from the coding sequence GTGTCAGGCAGAAAAGAATTATGCACCCCGTTAAGAACCATTATGACGCCGGGTCCTGTTGAGGTTGATCCGCGTGTATTAAGAGTGATGAGCACCCCGGTTGTCGGGCAATTTGACCCGGCGTTTACAGATATCATGAATGAAACGATGGATATGCTTCGAGAGCTGTTTCAAACGAAAAACCGTTGGGCATACCCGATTGACGGCACTTCACGGGCGGGTATCGAAGCGGTGCTGGCGAGTGTGATTGAGCCGGGAGATGATGTGTTCATTCCGATTTACGGACGCTTCGGTTATTTGCTGACTGAAATCGCAGAGCGGTACGGGGCGAATGTTCACACGCTTGAATGTGAGTGGGGAACGGTTTTTGACCCGGAGGACATCATACGGGAAATGAAAAAAGTGAAGCCGAAAATTGTGGCGATGGTGCATGGAGAAACATCGACAGGGCGGATTCATCCGCTCAAAGCAATCGGCGAGGCCTGCCGCGCTCAGGATGCATTGTTTATCGTCGATGCAGTCGCGACGATCGGGGGCTGTGAGGTAAAGGTGGATGATTGGAAGATTGACGCGGCCATCGGCGGTACGCAAAAATGCTTGTCTGTTCCGTCGGGAATGGCGCCGATTACATATAATGAGCGGGTGGCGGATGTGATTGCGGCTCGTAAAAAGGTGGAGCGCGGGATTGCGACACAAGCAGACAGGGCAACGCTTTCAGGAAACCGGCCGATCACAAGCAATTATTTTGATTTGAGCCAGCTTGAGGATTATTGGAGCGAAAGACGGCTCAATCATCATACAGAAGCGACGACAATGCTGTATGCCTTGCGTGAAGGTGTCAGGCTGGTGCTTGAAGAAGGTCTTGAAGCCCGCTTAGAACGGCATCGTCATCATGAAACCGCATTGACGGCAGGGATTAAGGCGATGGGGCTGAAGTTGTTTGGAGATGACAGCTGCAAAATGCCAGTTGTCACCTGTGTAGAAATCCCTGGCGGCATTGACGGCGAGTCTGTCCGCCATATGCTGTTGGCGCAATTCGGCATTGAAATCGCCAGCTCATTCGGACCGCTGGCGGGAAAGATCTGGAGAATCGGCACGATGGGCTACAGCTGCAGAAAAGAAAACGTGCTATTCGTGCTTGCCGGGTTAGAGGCTGTGCTGCTCAGACATGGCGCAGGGATTGAAGCGGGAAAAGCGCTCCAAGCGGCGCTTGACGTGTATGAAAACGCCGCCCGTCAGGCGGCGGTGTAA
- a CDS encoding YjcZ family sporulation protein, producing the protein MGYSNGYGSSFALIVVLFILLIIVGASFFGGY; encoded by the coding sequence ATGGGTTACTCAAACGGTTATGGTAGCTCCTTCGCTTTGATCGTGGTGCTATTCATTTTGTTAATCATTGTTGGAGCTTCTTTCTTTGGTGGTTATTAA
- a CDS encoding ABC transporter ATP-binding protein — MASLTFEHVKKSYHSQLTVKDFDLNVKDKELLVLVGPSGCGKSTTLRMVAGLESISEGNLLIDGERVNDLPPKERDIAMVFQNYALYPHMTVFDNMAFGLKLRKMPKQEIAERVHAAARILEIEHLLKRKPKALSGGQRQRVALGRSIVREPKVFLMDEPLSNLDAKLRVTMRTEISKLHQRLEATIIYVTHDQTEAMTMGDRIVVMNEGEIQQVAKPHDIYHYPANLFVAGFIGSPGMNLLKGVIEEQHGELFFTNPSVRLHIPEEKAKRLREKGYTGEQMIAGIRPEHITQMTGHDQLFDSVCKAKVEVNENLGSELIVHVTAGDERLTVRLDGNTRIAAGDSIQLAVKMDHIVFFDAETEEAVY, encoded by the coding sequence ATGGCTTCATTAACATTTGAACATGTCAAAAAATCTTATCACTCACAATTAACGGTGAAGGACTTTGATTTAAATGTAAAGGACAAGGAGCTTTTGGTGCTGGTGGGGCCGTCAGGATGCGGAAAATCGACCACGCTGCGGATGGTGGCGGGACTGGAAAGCATCTCTGAAGGAAACCTTCTTATTGATGGGGAGCGGGTCAATGATCTTCCCCCGAAAGAACGTGATATTGCGATGGTATTCCAAAACTATGCGCTTTATCCGCATATGACGGTTTTTGATAATATGGCGTTTGGATTAAAGCTCAGAAAGATGCCCAAACAGGAAATTGCCGAGCGGGTTCATGCGGCAGCCAGAATTTTAGAGATTGAGCATTTGCTGAAGAGAAAACCGAAGGCGCTCTCCGGAGGGCAGCGGCAAAGGGTGGCGCTAGGCAGATCGATTGTGAGGGAGCCGAAGGTCTTTTTAATGGACGAGCCGCTTTCCAATCTGGACGCGAAGCTGAGAGTGACGATGCGGACAGAAATCAGCAAGCTGCACCAGCGTTTAGAGGCAACCATCATATATGTCACGCATGACCAGACCGAAGCGATGACAATGGGCGATCGGATTGTCGTGATGAATGAAGGGGAAATTCAGCAAGTGGCGAAACCTCATGACATTTATCATTATCCGGCAAATCTGTTCGTTGCGGGCTTCATCGGCTCACCCGGAATGAACCTTCTGAAAGGCGTCATTGAAGAGCAGCATGGCGAGCTGTTTTTCACAAACCCTTCGGTCCGTCTTCATATTCCTGAAGAAAAGGCGAAGCGGCTTAGGGAAAAGGGATATACCGGAGAACAGATGATTGCCGGCATCCGGCCGGAGCATATCACACAAATGACCGGACATGACCAGCTGTTTGATTCAGTGTGTAAAGCGAAAGTGGAAGTGAATGAAAATCTGGGATCAGAGCTGATTGTACATGTCACGGCCGGGGACGAGCGGCTCACGGTCCGCCTGGACGGGAACACGCGAATCGCCGCAGGCGATTCGATTCAGCTGGCAGTAAAAATGGATCACATCGTTTTTTTCGATGCGGAGACGGAAGAGGCTGTGTATTAG
- a CDS encoding XdhC family protein, translated as MGNMHMMLDSLLEDQAGAVLATIVQVEGSAYRKAGASMLFKKNGERIGLLSGGCVEEDLFQRISELGDQLTSALISYDMRAEDDLSWGMGAGCNGMIHIHAEVITQEKRRHYERVRDCLHSGKAVTAVTQIDSSHSLFLTENGHFGNWPDAPLQDIQRTVSTLHLPHFDPSANMFIQRIEPKPRLILFGAGPDIVPLANLAADTGFSVIVTDWRPAYCTSSLFPKADRLITAFPEQMLSEFQFLPQDAAVVATHHFQHDQAIIDFLFSQNLHYIGLLGSANRTKRLLNGKQPPAHFYSPVGLKIGAEGPEEIAVSVVAEIIQTRKRLAVV; from the coding sequence ATGGGAAATATGCACATGATGTTAGATTCGCTCCTGGAAGATCAGGCTGGGGCTGTGCTGGCAACAATTGTTCAAGTAGAAGGCTCCGCGTATCGAAAAGCAGGCGCCTCTATGCTATTTAAGAAAAATGGCGAACGGATTGGTTTGCTGAGCGGCGGATGTGTGGAAGAAGATTTATTTCAAAGAATCAGTGAGCTGGGTGATCAGCTGACGTCAGCGCTGATTTCTTATGATATGCGGGCGGAGGACGATCTTTCCTGGGGCATGGGAGCCGGTTGCAACGGCATGATTCATATTCATGCGGAAGTAATCACTCAGGAAAAAAGACGGCACTATGAAAGAGTCAGAGACTGCCTTCATTCAGGAAAAGCTGTAACAGCCGTTACGCAGATTGACTCGTCCCATTCTTTATTTCTGACAGAGAACGGGCATTTCGGGAACTGGCCGGACGCGCCTCTGCAAGACATACAACGTACCGTTTCTACGCTTCATTTACCGCATTTTGATCCATCAGCCAACATGTTTATTCAGCGAATTGAACCGAAGCCACGTCTCATTCTGTTCGGAGCGGGACCAGATATTGTGCCGCTTGCCAATTTGGCGGCAGATACAGGGTTTTCTGTTATCGTGACAGATTGGCGTCCCGCTTATTGCACATCCTCTCTATTTCCAAAAGCGGATCGGCTGATCACCGCTTTTCCGGAACAAATGCTCAGCGAATTTCAATTTTTGCCGCAGGATGCAGCTGTTGTGGCAACCCACCATTTTCAGCACGATCAAGCAATCATCGACTTTTTATTTTCTCAAAATTTACATTATATCGGACTGTTGGGTTCGGCAAACCGCACGAAGCGGCTGTTGAACGGAAAACAGCCGCCGGCTCACTTTTACAGTCCAGTCGGGCTGAAAATCGGTGCGGAAGGCCCCGAGGAAATTGCCGTCAGCGTTGTCGCGGAAATCATTCAAACAAGAAAAAGGCTGGCGGTTGTATGA
- the pucC gene encoding xanthine dehydrogenase subunit C — MNGQVTKARMNIQLWRPAALDEAYSLLEQHAPDVCAASGGTLLQLQWDKGIFPKQHLVSLEGIDEMRGISASDTHVSIGALTTLNECRKSPLIKSALGCFSDAASAVAAPGIRSRATIGGNIASKIGDLIPLLLVLDAELILYQMELIRLPLGDWLVDAGLETAIVTRVIIPRAEGERVFYRKLGRRQAFTGAVAVVAGRFLKDGCIRLAAGHADITPERLEESEAKVMASSWKPHELYETLVRELSFSADAFMTAAYRKKAAANVIMAELMAEGGE; from the coding sequence TTGAACGGCCAAGTGACAAAAGCAAGGATGAATATTCAATTATGGAGGCCGGCAGCGCTCGATGAGGCCTATTCGCTTTTGGAGCAACATGCCCCGGATGTGTGTGCCGCATCGGGCGGCACACTGCTTCAGCTTCAGTGGGACAAAGGGATTTTTCCGAAACAGCATCTCGTCAGTCTTGAAGGAATTGACGAGATGAGAGGAATCAGCGCCAGTGACACACACGTATCGATCGGGGCGCTCACAACGCTGAATGAGTGCAGAAAGAGCCCCCTGATCAAGAGTGCGCTTGGCTGTTTCAGCGATGCTGCTTCCGCTGTCGCCGCACCTGGAATCCGCAGCCGGGCCACTATTGGCGGAAACATAGCAAGTAAAATCGGCGATTTGATTCCGCTTTTGCTTGTGCTTGATGCTGAGCTTATCCTGTATCAAATGGAGCTGATCAGGCTGCCGCTAGGCGATTGGCTCGTCGATGCAGGCCTTGAAACTGCGATCGTTACGCGTGTCATCATCCCGCGTGCGGAGGGAGAGCGTGTGTTTTACCGCAAGCTTGGGAGGCGCCAGGCTTTTACAGGAGCGGTTGCTGTTGTGGCTGGACGTTTTTTGAAAGACGGCTGCATTCGCCTCGCCGCTGGCCATGCCGATATCACACCGGAAAGATTAGAGGAAAGCGAAGCGAAAGTGATGGCGTCAAGCTGGAAGCCGCACGAGCTGTACGAAACGCTTGTCCGTGAGCTGTCGTTTTCCGCAGACGCTTTTATGACAGCGGCATACAGGAAAAAAGCCGCTGCCAACGTCATCATGGCAGAGCTGATGGCTGAGGGAGGGGAATAA
- a CDS encoding endonuclease I family protein, with protein MTKKARFLPLVCVLLISGWFAPAASASVQTAFSLNDRLASSPSGTGSLLSFAAPAAPYADTDTYYEGAGGKTGESLKSALHRIISGHTMLSYSEVWNALKETDEDPANPNNVILLYTNESRSKNLNGGNVGDWNREHVWAKSHGDFGTSKGPGTDIHHLRPADVQVNSTRGNMDFDNGGTEYAKAPGNYYDGDSWEPRDDVKGDVARMLFYMAVRYEGDDGYPDLELNDKTGNGSAPYHGKQSALLEWNRQDPVDDRERQRNEIIYEKYQHNRNPFIDHPEWADDIWP; from the coding sequence ATGACAAAAAAAGCAAGGTTTCTGCCGCTCGTCTGTGTATTACTGATTTCAGGATGGTTCGCGCCCGCAGCTTCAGCAAGCGTGCAAACCGCATTCAGCTTGAATGACCGATTAGCGTCTTCTCCTTCAGGAACCGGGAGCCTTCTCTCATTCGCCGCTCCCGCTGCACCCTATGCTGACACTGATACCTATTATGAAGGGGCTGGGGGAAAAACAGGAGAATCGCTAAAAAGCGCCCTGCACCGCATTATCAGCGGACATACGATGCTGTCCTACAGCGAAGTATGGAACGCGCTGAAAGAAACCGATGAAGATCCGGCTAACCCGAATAACGTCATCCTGCTCTATACGAATGAATCACGGTCGAAAAACCTGAACGGCGGCAATGTCGGCGATTGGAACCGCGAGCACGTCTGGGCGAAATCTCATGGCGATTTCGGTACAAGCAAAGGGCCTGGCACCGACATTCACCATTTGCGCCCGGCTGATGTCCAAGTCAACAGCACCAGAGGCAATATGGATTTTGACAACGGCGGCACAGAATATGCGAAAGCGCCCGGAAATTATTATGACGGAGATTCATGGGAGCCCCGTGATGATGTGAAAGGCGATGTCGCCCGCATGCTGTTTTACATGGCTGTCCGTTACGAAGGTGACGACGGCTACCCAGATCTTGAGCTTAATGATAAAACAGGCAACGGCTCAGCCCCTTATCATGGCAAACAATCTGCCCTGCTCGAATGGAACAGGCAGGACCCGGTTGACGACCGCGAGCGCCAAAGAAATGAAATCATTTATGAGAAATATCAGCACAACCGCAATCCATTTATCGACCACCCTGAATGGGCCGACGACATTTGGCCGTAA
- the pucB gene encoding xanthine dehydrogenase accessory protein PucB yields MRSPYIIGVFLAAGKSKRMGQNKLALPLKGETIGSLSLKTALLSRLDHVLIVERTERASLEWMGALFHAPLFRKRWSLHVCRDAEKGQGHSVSSGMRKAESMGADGVVILLADQPRLSVDHLNALVAMAPESFAVSSFLGVLTPPIYFSSACFPYLKELKGDEGARRLLKSGQLGTGAVLEAKESAGLNDIDTPEEYEMVRRAMV; encoded by the coding sequence ATGAGAAGCCCCTATATTATCGGCGTGTTTCTCGCTGCTGGCAAAAGCAAAAGAATGGGCCAAAACAAGCTTGCTTTGCCGCTGAAAGGAGAAACCATCGGATCGCTTTCCTTGAAAACTGCTCTGTTGTCCCGCCTTGATCATGTGCTGATTGTCGAGAGAACAGAGCGAGCTTCCCTTGAGTGGATGGGAGCGCTATTTCACGCTCCGCTTTTTCGAAAACGCTGGAGCCTGCACGTTTGTCGAGACGCAGAAAAAGGCCAAGGGCATTCAGTCAGCAGCGGGATGAGAAAAGCAGAAAGCATGGGAGCGGATGGCGTTGTCATTTTGTTAGCCGACCAGCCTCGGCTTTCTGTCGATCACCTCAATGCCCTTGTGGCAATGGCGCCTGAGTCATTTGCCGTGTCATCATTTTTAGGTGTGCTCACCCCGCCAATCTATTTTTCATCGGCTTGTTTTCCTTATTTAAAGGAGTTAAAGGGAGATGAGGGGGCTCGAAGGCTCCTGAAAAGCGGGCAGCTTGGGACGGGAGCGGTTTTGGAGGCGAAGGAAAGTGCGGGGCTGAACGATATTGATACACCGGAGGAATACGAGATGGTGAGGAGGGCGATGGTTTGA
- the allC gene encoding allantoate deiminase, translating to MEKQKLSVKNSIADYIEWLAQYGASADGGVTRLLYTKEWMDAQLAVKTEMSSFGLETRFDDVGNVFGRLSGTQSPDEVIVTGSHIDTVINGGKYDGAYGVLAAMLAIKQLKETYGAPKKTLEAVSLCEEEGSRFPMTYWGSGNMTGGFSLQDGAEPSDESGVSLQTAMYEIGFGKGVFQPAYRTDISAFVELHIEQGQTLEMSGRDLGIVTSIAGQRRYLVTLEGECNHAGTTSMKWRKDPLAASSRIIHELLLRAEEQPDELRLTCGKITAEPNVANVIPGRVQFSIDIRHQHQHVLEQFHEDMAALINRICHQKGIRADIDEYMRIEPVPMDERLKAAALETAAENGISCEEMVSGAGHDAQMIGRRHPACMLFVPSRGGISHSPKEYTSARQLETGVRALADLLYKLAY from the coding sequence ATGGAAAAGCAAAAGCTTTCAGTCAAAAACAGCATCGCAGATTATATTGAATGGCTCGCCCAATACGGCGCATCTGCGGACGGCGGCGTAACGAGGCTTTTGTACACAAAAGAGTGGATGGACGCGCAGCTCGCAGTAAAGACGGAAATGTCTTCATTCGGGCTTGAAACAAGGTTCGACGATGTCGGCAATGTTTTTGGAAGGCTTTCGGGCACACAGTCTCCGGATGAAGTGATTGTAACCGGTTCACATATTGATACTGTCATCAATGGGGGAAAGTATGACGGCGCCTATGGCGTGCTGGCGGCAATGCTTGCGATTAAGCAGCTTAAAGAAACGTACGGAGCACCGAAAAAAACACTCGAAGCGGTCTCCTTGTGTGAGGAGGAGGGCAGCCGTTTTCCAATGACCTATTGGGGATCAGGGAATATGACGGGTGGTTTTTCACTTCAGGATGGAGCAGAACCGAGCGATGAATCAGGCGTCTCTCTGCAAACAGCGATGTATGAGATCGGTTTTGGCAAAGGCGTGTTCCAGCCAGCGTATAGGACAGACATCAGCGCTTTTGTTGAGCTTCATATTGAACAGGGGCAGACGTTGGAAATGTCAGGACGGGATCTCGGCATTGTGACAAGTATTGCGGGGCAGAGGCGATATCTCGTCACGCTGGAGGGGGAATGCAATCATGCGGGAACCACCTCCATGAAATGGCGTAAGGACCCGCTTGCAGCCAGCAGCCGCATCATTCATGAACTGCTGCTGCGTGCGGAGGAGCAGCCGGATGAGCTCCGTCTGACATGCGGAAAAATAACGGCAGAGCCCAATGTAGCCAATGTCATACCGGGCCGCGTGCAGTTTTCAATCGATATTCGCCATCAGCATCAGCACGTGCTGGAGCAATTTCATGAAGACATGGCTGCTTTGATCAACCGCATTTGCCATCAAAAAGGAATTCGCGCCGATATTGATGAATATATGCGGATAGAGCCCGTGCCGATGGACGAAAGGCTGAAGGCTGCGGCTCTTGAAACAGCGGCAGAAAACGGCATCAGCTGCGAGGAAATGGTGAGCGGAGCAGGGCATGACGCGCAAATGATCGGAAGACGCCATCCGGCTTGTATGCTGTTTGTGCCAAGCCGAGGCGGCATCAGCCACTCACCGAAGGAATATACCTCGGCCAGACAGCTTGAGACTGGCGTCCGCGCACTGGCTGATTTATTATACAAACTGGCTTACTGA